In Candidatus Omnitrophota bacterium, the genomic window ATTCCGAACTGGCCGAAATGGCGAAGATGGAACTGCCGGAACTGAAAACGCGGGAAGAGGAAGCAAAGCTGCGCCTAATGGAATATCTTAAGCCGAAGGATCCCAACGCCCACCGCAATACGATCCTTGAGATTCGCGCTGGGACGGGCGGAGAAGAAGCGGCGTTGTTCGCGGGCGATCTTTTCCGCATGTATTGCCGCTACGCCGAATCCCATAAATGGACGGTCGAGGTTCTTTCTTCCAATCCTACCGGCAAAGGCGGCTTCAAGGAAATCATCTTCGCCGTGAACGGACCGGGCGCTTATTCCCGGCTGCGATTCGAAGCGGGAACCCACCGCGTTCAGCGCGTGCCCGAAACGGAAGCGTCCGGACGCATTCATACCTCCGCCGCCACTGTCGCCGTTCTTCCCGAAGCCGACGAAGTGGAAATCGACATCTCGCCCGAAGATTTGCGGATCGACGTTTTCCGTTCCTCCGGGCCGGGCGGGCAAAGCGTGAATACGACCGATTCCGCCGTGCGCATTACGCATATTCCTACCGGTTTGGTAGTTAGCTGCCAGGATGAAAAATCGCAACATAAAAACCGGGCGCGGGCGCTTAAAGTGTTGCGCAGCCGCCTATTGGAAATCGAACAGGAACGCCAGGCGAATGAAGAGCGGGAGCAAAGGCGCTCCATGGTAGGAACCGGCGACCGCAGCGGACGCATCCGCACGTACAATTTTCCGCAAAACCGGCTGACAGATCATCGCATCAATTATACGGTTCATCGTTTGGAAACCGTCATGGAAGGCGAACTGGACGAGTTAATCGGCGCTTTGGCTCAGGCGGAACAATTAAACCATTTGCAAGAAGCTAGTTAACGCTTGATTTTTAAATGGGATTTATACTTTACTTTCCAATAAAATCCAGTATATTCGAGGAGGTTTGGATATTAGAATATCCTGGAATGGAGATTGCGGGAATGAATGTCAAAGACGCCATCGAACAATGCGTAGAACTTTTTGAAACAAGGAAAGTGGAATCTCCCCGGCTATCCGCCGAACTTCTTGTCGCTTTTGCGGCGTCGATGGATCGTGCGCAAGTGCTGGCCAACCCGTCGAAAGAATTATCGTCGCATGAGCAGATTCAGCTTAAAAGCATTCTGCAAAGACGGGCT contains:
- the prfA gene encoding peptide chain release factor 1 translates to MDVIEKKLHEICERFYELERQLGDPANLSNRSLLTDLSRKHAELLPVVKDFKEWERIRRELDEIKNLIASDDSELAEMAKMELPELKTREEEAKLRLMEYLKPKDPNAHRNTILEIRAGTGGEEAALFAGDLFRMYCRYAESHKWTVEVLSSNPTGKGGFKEIIFAVNGPGAYSRLRFEAGTHRVQRVPETEASGRIHTSAATVAVLPEADEVEIDISPEDLRIDVFRSSGPGGQSVNTTDSAVRITHIPTGLVVSCQDEKSQHKNRARALKVLRSRLLEIEQERQANEEREQRRSMVGTGDRSGRIRTYNFPQNRLTDHRINYTVHRLETVMEGELDELIGALAQAEQLNHLQEAS